The following proteins come from a genomic window of Pyxidicoccus sp. MSG2:
- a CDS encoding Immediate early protein ICP0: MSSFRIPSALARLLPTSVGGGGASPRTPPPKEAGPLPRQGDIFRNPPPPPAGRPPLAGDERPPVKSVEELVPPGLEETAGQEELGHRFGSDAALLAAHLKPAQVSGSERATRLWAFFAAYAETAAAKPPQEEAKAAFKESLESQGFAELRDAHTQENGVDRGLWVLNARSPDEARERAASVRLEPPPDVRHSEVASRQDSPATDQASALPSGARTSEALRGMHVPIALEAREANVDAEDPEDVRKRKTNRRLGKKMLWNVLHRFRSDPEDGAVADANWDRATFGAMLALAAIALMVAALVSL; the protein is encoded by the coding sequence ATGTCCTCCTTCCGAATCCCCTCCGCCCTCGCGCGCCTCCTTCCGACGTCCGTGGGCGGCGGTGGCGCCTCCCCGCGCACCCCCCCGCCGAAAGAGGCCGGGCCCCTCCCGCGCCAGGGCGACATCTTCCGCAACCCGCCGCCCCCGCCCGCGGGCCGTCCCCCGCTGGCCGGCGACGAGCGCCCCCCGGTGAAGTCCGTGGAGGAACTGGTGCCGCCCGGCCTGGAGGAGACGGCCGGCCAGGAGGAATTGGGCCACCGCTTCGGCTCGGATGCCGCGCTGCTCGCCGCGCACCTCAAGCCCGCGCAGGTGTCCGGCTCCGAGCGCGCCACGCGCCTGTGGGCCTTCTTCGCCGCCTACGCCGAGACGGCCGCGGCAAAGCCGCCCCAGGAGGAGGCGAAGGCCGCCTTCAAGGAGTCGCTCGAGAGCCAGGGCTTCGCCGAGCTGCGCGACGCGCACACCCAGGAGAATGGCGTGGACCGGGGGCTGTGGGTGCTCAATGCCCGCTCTCCGGACGAGGCCCGCGAGCGCGCCGCCAGCGTCCGCCTGGAGCCCCCTCCGGACGTCCGTCACTCGGAGGTGGCTTCCCGGCAGGACAGCCCGGCGACCGACCAGGCGAGCGCCCTCCCGTCCGGCGCCCGCACCTCCGAGGCCCTGAGGGGCATGCACGTCCCCATCGCCCTGGAGGCGCGCGAGGCGAACGTGGACGCGGAGGACCCCGAGGACGTCCGCAAGCGGAAGACGAACCGCCGGCTGGGGAAGAAGATGCTGTGGAACGTGCTCCACCGCTTCCGCTCGGACCCGGAGGACGGCGCCGTGGCCGACGCGAACTGGGACCGGGCGACCTTTGGAGCCATGCTCGCCCTGGCCGCCATCGCCCTCATGGTCGCCGCGCTCGTGAGCCTCTAG
- a CDS encoding RNA polymerase sigma factor, whose amino-acid sequence MATDDLTLVKRVRSGDQRAFKLLVERYQRKVYAVALGMLKDKEEAMDVSQEAFVKVYKYLDHFKGDSSFYTWLYRITVNICIDVIRKRGGGGEHVEFDETQDMDLSEARIGALGSRLGTNPQKSALRRELAEKIQEALATVPEKHRAILLLREIEGMSYEDLARTLDIPKGTVMSRLFHARAKVQKILSEYLELDEAKSGVGNE is encoded by the coding sequence TTGGCTACCGACGACCTTACACTCGTCAAGCGCGTCCGGAGCGGCGACCAACGCGCATTCAAGCTCCTCGTCGAGCGTTACCAGCGCAAGGTGTACGCCGTTGCCCTGGGCATGCTGAAGGACAAGGAAGAAGCGATGGACGTCTCCCAGGAGGCGTTCGTCAAGGTCTACAAGTACCTGGACCACTTCAAGGGCGACTCGTCCTTCTACACCTGGCTCTACCGCATCACCGTCAACATCTGCATCGACGTGATTCGCAAGCGCGGCGGAGGCGGTGAGCACGTCGAGTTCGACGAGACGCAGGACATGGACCTGTCCGAGGCCCGCATCGGCGCGCTCGGCAGCCGCCTGGGCACCAACCCCCAGAAGAGCGCCCTGCGCCGCGAGCTGGCGGAGAAAATCCAGGAGGCCCTGGCCACCGTGCCGGAGAAGCACCGCGCCATCCTCCTGCTCCGGGAGATCGAGGGAATGTCCTACGAGGACCTGGCCCGGACGTTGGATATCCCCAAGGGCACGGTGATGAGCCGCCTGTTCCATGCCCGGGCCAAGGTTCAGAAAATCCTGAGTGAATACCTGGAGTTGGACGAGGCGAAGAGCGGAGTGGGGAACGAGTGA
- a CDS encoding anti-sigma factor family protein, whose protein sequence is MAGNPACERFVPMLSPYVDGELTPAERINVERHLGACRDCTGRTADLRAESGLLRVGLDMAVDDVDFKDFAQKVMARVTPEKPPLIERMKLALSEMFLYQRTAMISSLATAAVLVLVALPLLMSDRAPVGYAAERMTVKSIQPYQNANARVAPVVMETDNGGTIIWLVDEESGDTSSSGKDDEELEEEIGGGMSPDGDGLKRPARPGTDAPRPSGGPL, encoded by the coding sequence ATGGCCGGAAATCCCGCGTGTGAGCGTTTCGTCCCAATGCTCTCCCCGTACGTCGACGGGGAGTTGACGCCCGCCGAGCGCATCAACGTGGAGCGTCACCTGGGCGCGTGTCGCGACTGCACCGGGCGCACGGCGGACCTGCGGGCCGAGTCGGGACTGCTCCGGGTGGGCCTGGACATGGCCGTGGACGACGTCGACTTCAAGGACTTCGCCCAGAAGGTCATGGCGCGGGTGACGCCGGAGAAGCCGCCCCTCATCGAGCGGATGAAGCTGGCGCTGTCGGAGATGTTCCTCTACCAGCGCACGGCGATGATTTCGTCGCTCGCCACCGCCGCCGTGCTGGTGCTGGTGGCGCTGCCGCTGCTCATGAGTGACAGGGCCCCGGTGGGCTACGCGGCCGAGCGCATGACGGTGAAGTCCATCCAGCCCTACCAGAACGCGAACGCCCGGGTCGCCCCGGTGGTGATGGAGACGGACAACGGCGGTACCATCATCTGGCTGGTGGATGAGGAGTCGGGTGACACCTCGTCTTCCGGCAAGGACGACGAGGAGCTGGAGGAGGAGATTGGCGGCGGCATGTCTCCGGACGGTGACGGGCTCAAGCGGCCCGCGCGCCCGGGGACGGACGCCCCACGGCCGTCGGGAGGTCCCCTGTGA
- a CDS encoding chaperonin, which translates to MAKTTQRGQVIRRKARQVKVTTARAVKGASRSARQVQVTLGDLIAAAFDTVGGEVKKVAQVVSSTDMTLATGKHIVFVG; encoded by the coding sequence ATGGCGAAGACGACTCAGCGTGGGCAGGTCATCCGTCGTAAGGCCCGGCAGGTGAAGGTGACGACGGCGCGTGCGGTGAAGGGTGCGAGCCGGAGCGCGCGTCAGGTGCAGGTGACGCTGGGCGACCTCATCGCGGCCGCGTTCGACACGGTGGGCGGCGAGGTGAAGAAGGTGGCCCAGGTGGTGTCCTCCACCGACATGACGCTGGCCACCGGCAAGCACATCGTCTTCGTCGGCTGA
- a CDS encoding phospholipase D-like domain-containing protein yields MRRVIIPGRNCWTVEEASDAGVLVDARAYYRELYRAAQKARRYIAITGWQFDSDVALLRGDDLGEARGEVRLLPMLDELCRANPELHVYVLAWDFSLLLAMEREWMQHLIFNWTTNERVRFRFDASSPLYGAHHQKLVVIDGQVAFTGGMDVCDCRWDDRDHPVRSPLRCDSGRDPHGPYHDVQSVLTGPVVDKLTELFEARWAHSGGGELKLPKVARDDVGFTPSIPAPPGPVAISRTFGKTLLPPQEAVQEVRALFLDAIDSAERFIYIENQYFSSRAIYQALVKRMREPGRGRLQVMLVLPQQPEALREQLAMGIAQVRLLRALERVAREMGHDFGVYCSAGRDAQSGADVYTYIHSKVMVVDDRFLTLGSANTTNRSLGLDSELNLSWEAEEDGDAVSRAIRRIRVSLMAEHAGLEGVESVRVLARADGDLVDWLDGMAAAGLYRLRPHPMQTVFDQSPLLKSLEPEELIIDPEDSVLDESLFEALHRAEDGLFSSGIRLLSRWLVGAGTERPHRAICPTNTEDGRSSG; encoded by the coding sequence GTGAGACGCGTCATCATTCCCGGACGGAATTGCTGGACGGTAGAGGAGGCGAGCGACGCGGGTGTACTGGTGGACGCGCGCGCCTATTACCGGGAGCTGTACCGGGCCGCTCAGAAGGCCCGACGCTACATCGCGATTACGGGCTGGCAGTTCGACAGCGACGTGGCGCTCTTGCGAGGCGACGACCTCGGCGAGGCGCGCGGCGAGGTGCGGCTGCTACCGATGCTGGACGAGCTGTGTCGTGCCAACCCGGAGCTGCACGTCTACGTGCTGGCCTGGGACTTCAGTCTGCTGCTCGCGATGGAACGCGAGTGGATGCAGCACCTCATCTTCAACTGGACGACGAACGAGCGTGTGCGCTTCCGCTTCGATGCGTCCAGCCCGCTGTACGGCGCGCACCACCAGAAGCTGGTGGTCATCGACGGACAGGTGGCCTTTACCGGCGGCATGGATGTCTGTGATTGCCGCTGGGACGACAGGGATCATCCGGTGCGCTCGCCGCTGCGCTGTGACAGCGGGAGGGACCCGCACGGTCCCTACCACGACGTGCAGTCCGTGCTCACCGGGCCGGTGGTGGACAAGCTCACGGAGCTGTTCGAGGCGCGCTGGGCGCACTCGGGCGGCGGCGAGCTGAAGCTGCCGAAGGTGGCGCGTGACGACGTGGGCTTCACCCCGAGCATTCCGGCGCCGCCGGGGCCGGTGGCCATCAGCCGCACCTTCGGCAAGACGCTGCTGCCTCCGCAGGAAGCCGTGCAGGAGGTGCGCGCGCTGTTCCTGGACGCCATCGACTCGGCCGAGCGCTTCATCTACATCGAGAACCAGTACTTCTCCTCGCGCGCCATCTACCAGGCCCTGGTGAAGCGCATGCGCGAGCCGGGGCGCGGCCGTCTCCAGGTCATGCTGGTGCTGCCGCAGCAGCCCGAGGCGCTGCGCGAGCAACTGGCCATGGGCATCGCCCAGGTGCGCCTCCTGCGCGCGCTGGAGCGCGTGGCGCGGGAGATGGGCCATGACTTCGGCGTGTACTGCTCCGCGGGGCGTGACGCGCAGAGCGGCGCGGACGTCTACACGTACATCCACTCGAAGGTGATGGTGGTGGATGACCGGTTCCTCACGCTGGGCTCGGCCAACACCACCAACCGCAGCCTGGGGCTGGACTCGGAGCTGAACCTGAGCTGGGAGGCGGAGGAGGACGGTGACGCGGTGTCGCGCGCCATCCGCCGCATCCGCGTGTCACTGATGGCGGAGCACGCGGGCCTGGAGGGCGTGGAGTCCGTGCGCGTGCTGGCGCGCGCCGACGGAGACCTCGTGGACTGGCTGGACGGCATGGCGGCCGCGGGCCTGTACCGGCTGCGCCCGCACCCGATGCAGACGGTGTTCGACCAGAGCCCGCTGCTCAAGTCGCTGGAGCCGGAGGAGCTCATCATCGACCCGGAGGACTCCGTGCTGGACGAGTCCCTCTTCGAGGCGCTCCACCGCGCGGAGGACGGCCTCTTCTCCTCCGGCATCCGCCTGCTGTCCCGCTGGCTGGTGGGCGCGGGCACCGAGCGACCGCATCGCGCCATCTGCCCGACGAATACGGAGGACGGGCGCTCCAGCGGCTGA
- a CDS encoding BlaI/MecI/CopY family transcriptional regulator has protein sequence MKKPVGDQELTVLRYLAEHGPATVGEVAERFGEPQGLARSTILTVMERLRLKGYLTRHKVEGVFQYASPVPETELLRDVVGDFVQRQLSGSLSPFAAYLSEADDVTDEELAQLQDVVARLRSKKRKE, from the coding sequence ATGAAGAAGCCGGTAGGAGACCAGGAGCTGACGGTGCTGCGGTACCTGGCGGAGCACGGCCCGGCCACCGTGGGCGAGGTGGCCGAGCGTTTCGGTGAGCCGCAGGGGCTGGCGCGCTCCACCATCCTCACGGTGATGGAGCGGCTGCGGCTGAAGGGGTACCTGACGCGGCACAAGGTGGAGGGCGTGTTCCAGTACGCCTCGCCGGTGCCGGAGACGGAGCTGCTGCGGGACGTGGTGGGGGACTTCGTGCAGCGGCAGTTGTCCGGCTCCCTGTCGCCGTTCGCCGCATACCTGTCCGAGGCCGATGACGTCACCGACGAGGAGCTCGCGCAGCTCCAGGACGTGGTGGCGCGGCTGCGCTCGAAGAAGCGGAAGGAGTAG
- a CDS encoding M56 family metallopeptidase: MDTGWLSHVGEWASAWPAGLWRASWQGALCAALVWALTRSWSKMPASLRAGLWWLVALKFVVSLGWLRPVPLPVLPASLAARVSGVEAMTSTVSPEGALPAVADAAVGGRDEAAGAVTSGSSARNDVPVVSSAPRAASPERTLAAHGSLSREGAHAKGSAFKDGAGTVALSREAARTEVPGHERATSLSSRPAGLPVISIVTDERTESPGNTASVPTTRSFITAMQSVLWSRVLAWVLLAAWAAGVAWQLRSHVRGWATMRRLRRSARPLAHPVLESEVRELSAVAKLWRVPRLLVSESVASPLATGLLDPVVVLPAKAVRRLPVEALRMALAHELAHLRRGDLWLGWVPALAEALLFFHPLARRAAREYALAREEACDAEALRLTGAEPADYGELLIAFGVARGAGTAAAMGASAHIHALHRRLSMLEHVDAVPARSRRLLKVALSALGLAALVPFQVVAQEPAAPASNDASKGAKAAVPPAPPAARVAATPPVPPAPAAPRVAGTPPVPPAPAAPRVAGTPPVPPTPRVAGIPPVLPVPAGLPVPRVGAVPSVLPLPRVAAVAPVPPPPPAPPRGRHDDDDDDDSSYVLLADNMAMMNGSSVDLNLAGMFKQPGKELLYVRRKGEAFIIRDPATLKAVRTALEPTRELGKAQGDLGEKQGALGGKQGDLGQKQGELGMKQGELGIKQAELAHKQAGLNLEEMRLERLPEAERDRRQAELRKQEQALEQEMKVLEKQQEALGEQQEALGREQEKLGEEQEALGREQEKLGEQQEAQSNEAEKKVRGLIDEALRKGLGQPLPT; the protein is encoded by the coding sequence ATGGATACGGGCTGGCTGTCTCACGTCGGGGAGTGGGCGTCCGCGTGGCCCGCGGGGCTGTGGCGGGCCTCGTGGCAGGGGGCGCTGTGTGCCGCGCTGGTGTGGGCGCTGACGAGGTCCTGGTCGAAGATGCCGGCCTCGCTGCGCGCCGGGCTGTGGTGGCTGGTGGCGCTGAAGTTCGTAGTGTCGCTGGGCTGGCTGCGGCCCGTGCCGCTGCCGGTACTGCCGGCGTCGCTCGCCGCGCGGGTGTCCGGCGTGGAGGCGATGACGTCCACGGTGAGCCCGGAGGGTGCGCTGCCCGCCGTGGCGGATGCGGCGGTGGGTGGGCGCGATGAGGCGGCTGGCGCGGTGACGAGTGGGTCGAGCGCGCGAAACGACGTCCCCGTCGTGAGCTCAGCGCCGCGAGCCGCGAGCCCGGAGCGGACCTTGGCGGCCCACGGCTCACTGTCACGTGAGGGCGCGCACGCGAAAGGCTCTGCCTTCAAGGATGGCGCGGGGACTGTTGCCCTGTCCCGTGAGGCCGCGCGCACGGAAGTGCCTGGCCACGAGCGAGCCACCAGCCTGTCGTCGCGTCCGGCGGGGCTGCCCGTCATCAGCATCGTGACGGATGAGCGCACGGAGTCTCCGGGCAACACCGCCTCCGTTCCCACCACGCGCTCCTTCATCACCGCGATGCAATCGGTTCTCTGGAGCCGGGTGCTGGCGTGGGTGCTGCTGGCGGCGTGGGCGGCGGGCGTGGCGTGGCAGCTCCGGAGCCACGTGAGGGGCTGGGCCACCATGCGGCGCCTGCGCCGGAGCGCGCGCCCGCTGGCGCACCCGGTGCTGGAGTCGGAGGTGCGGGAGCTCTCCGCCGTCGCGAAGCTGTGGCGGGTGCCGAGGCTGCTGGTGTCGGAGTCGGTGGCGAGCCCGCTGGCCACGGGGCTGTTGGACCCGGTGGTGGTGCTGCCGGCGAAGGCGGTGCGGCGGCTGCCGGTGGAGGCGCTGCGCATGGCGCTGGCGCACGAGCTGGCACACCTGCGGAGGGGAGACCTGTGGCTCGGCTGGGTGCCGGCGCTCGCGGAGGCACTCCTCTTCTTCCATCCCCTCGCACGGCGCGCCGCGCGGGAGTACGCGCTGGCGCGGGAGGAGGCGTGTGACGCCGAGGCCCTCCGGCTCACCGGCGCGGAGCCCGCCGACTACGGCGAGCTGCTGATTGCCTTCGGTGTCGCCCGAGGCGCCGGTACCGCCGCCGCCATGGGCGCGTCGGCCCACATTCACGCATTGCACAGGAGGTTGAGCATGTTGGAGCACGTCGATGCCGTTCCCGCCCGTTCCCGGCGCCTGTTGAAGGTGGCGCTCTCCGCCCTCGGCCTCGCGGCCCTGGTGCCCTTCCAGGTCGTCGCGCAGGAGCCCGCCGCTCCGGCGTCCAACGACGCGTCGAAGGGGGCGAAGGCCGCCGTGCCTCCCGCGCCGCCCGCCGCTCGCGTGGCCGCGACGCCTCCCGTGCCTCCGGCGCCCGCGGCTCCTCGCGTGGCCGGCACGCCGCCCGTGCCCCCGGCGCCCGCGGCTCCTCGCGTGGCCGGCACGCCGCCCGTCCCCCCGACGCCTCGCGTGGCCGGCATTCCGCCCGTGCTCCCGGTGCCGGCGGGGCTGCCCGTCCCGCGTGTGGGCGCGGTGCCGTCGGTGCTGCCCCTCCCGCGCGTGGCCGCGGTGGCCCCCGTGCCTCCCCCTCCGCCCGCGCCTCCCCGGGGTCGCCATGACGATGATGACGACGACGACAGCAGCTACGTGCTGCTGGCGGACAACATGGCGATGATGAACGGCAGCTCCGTGGACCTGAACCTCGCCGGCATGTTCAAGCAGCCGGGCAAGGAGCTGCTCTACGTGCGCCGCAAGGGCGAGGCGTTCATCATCCGCGACCCGGCCACCCTGAAGGCCGTGCGCACGGCCCTCGAGCCCACGCGCGAGCTGGGCAAGGCCCAGGGAGACCTGGGCGAGAAGCAGGGCGCGCTGGGTGGGAAGCAGGGCGATCTCGGGCAGAAGCAGGGTGAGCTGGGAATGAAGCAGGGCGAGCTGGGCATCAAGCAGGCCGAGCTGGCGCACAAGCAGGCCGGGCTCAACCTGGAGGAGATGCGCCTGGAGCGCCTCCCCGAGGCCGAGCGCGACCGCCGCCAGGCGGAGCTGCGCAAGCAGGAGCAGGCGCTGGAGCAGGAGATGAAGGTCCTGGAGAAGCAGCAGGAGGCCCTCGGGGAGCAGCAGGAGGCGCTGGGCCGCGAGCAGGAGAAGCTCGGCGAGGAGCAGGAGGCGCTGGGCCGCGAGCAGGAGAAGCTCGGCGAGCAGCAGGAGGCGCAGTCGAACGAGGCCGAGAAGAAGGTGCGCGGCCTCATCGACGAGGCGCTCCGCAAGGGGCTCGGGCAGCCGTTGCCCACCTGA
- a CDS encoding aldehyde dehydrogenase family protein, with protein sequence MSLAAIPQATSSSTLDSVVQRVKEGSRAWVKLGLRERIALLETLRRAFATVAEPSVRAACEAKGIDPDSPLAGEEWLGGPLVVLRNMRLLVDSLKDIEKHGAPYIPASHLRTLEDGRLAARIYPKDALDGMLLPRNVGEVYFLPGVTASNLREHQASFYRKPHGGKVCAVLGGGNVNSIPPADCLYKLFVEGTACVLKMNPVNAYLGPFLEQAFAPLAKHNVFAVVYGGTEEGSSLVNHPAVDEVHVTGSDRTHDALVWGPPGPESEARRARNAPLMTKPFSSELGNISPVVVVPGPYSEGELRYQADNIAGMVANNASFNCNSAKLLVQPKEWARRSQVMDGVQAGLGRAAVRRAYYPGAEQRWKQFTDGRARLRLVGNASSGELPYALIPDVDPAEAQDRVFRQEPWCTVLSETGLPGSDDPVAFLDKVVPFLNEKVWGTLNATLIVHPKSLKDPAVHAAVERAIRELRYGTVAVNTWPAAGYALVSLPWGGHPSSSAQDIQSGLGWVHNTFMLEDIEKAVIRAPLTNLPAPPWVPGHRGVRDLARKLVEFELGPSWLKVPGIATAALRR encoded by the coding sequence ATGAGCCTCGCCGCCATTCCCCAGGCCACTTCCAGCAGCACGCTCGACTCGGTGGTGCAGCGTGTGAAGGAGGGCTCGCGCGCCTGGGTGAAGCTGGGCCTGCGTGAGCGAATCGCGCTGCTGGAGACGCTGCGCCGCGCCTTCGCCACCGTCGCCGAGCCGAGCGTCCGCGCCGCCTGCGAGGCCAAGGGCATCGACCCGGACAGTCCGCTGGCGGGTGAGGAGTGGCTGGGCGGTCCGCTGGTGGTGCTGCGCAACATGCGCCTGCTGGTGGACTCGCTGAAGGACATCGAGAAGCACGGCGCGCCGTACATCCCCGCCTCCCACCTGCGCACGCTCGAGGATGGGCGGCTGGCGGCGCGCATCTACCCGAAGGACGCGCTGGACGGAATGCTCCTTCCGCGCAACGTGGGCGAGGTCTACTTCCTCCCCGGCGTCACCGCGTCCAACCTCCGCGAGCACCAGGCCTCCTTCTACCGCAAGCCCCACGGCGGGAAGGTCTGCGCGGTGCTGGGCGGTGGCAACGTCAACTCGATTCCGCCCGCGGACTGCCTCTACAAGCTCTTCGTCGAGGGCACCGCATGCGTGCTCAAGATGAACCCCGTCAATGCCTACCTCGGGCCCTTCCTCGAGCAGGCCTTCGCTCCGCTGGCGAAGCACAACGTCTTCGCCGTGGTGTACGGCGGCACGGAGGAGGGCTCCTCGCTGGTGAACCACCCGGCGGTGGACGAGGTGCACGTCACCGGCAGCGACAGGACACACGACGCGCTGGTGTGGGGCCCGCCCGGCCCCGAGTCGGAAGCGCGCCGCGCCCGCAACGCGCCGCTGATGACGAAGCCCTTCTCCAGCGAGCTGGGCAACATCTCCCCCGTGGTGGTGGTGCCCGGGCCGTACTCGGAAGGCGAGCTGCGCTACCAGGCGGACAACATCGCCGGCATGGTGGCCAACAACGCGTCCTTCAACTGCAACTCCGCCAAGCTGCTGGTGCAGCCGAAGGAGTGGGCGCGCCGCTCGCAGGTCATGGACGGAGTGCAGGCCGGCCTGGGCAGGGCCGCCGTGCGCCGAGCTTACTACCCGGGCGCGGAGCAGCGCTGGAAGCAATTCACGGACGGCCGCGCGCGCCTGCGCCTGGTGGGCAATGCGAGCTCGGGCGAGCTGCCCTACGCGCTGATTCCGGACGTGGACCCGGCCGAGGCCCAGGACCGCGTCTTCCGCCAGGAGCCCTGGTGCACGGTGCTGTCGGAGACGGGCCTGCCCGGCTCGGATGACCCGGTGGCCTTCTTGGACAAAGTGGTGCCCTTCCTCAACGAGAAGGTGTGGGGCACCCTCAACGCCACGCTCATCGTCCACCCGAAGTCGCTCAAGGACCCGGCCGTCCACGCCGCCGTGGAGCGCGCCATCCGAGAGCTGCGCTACGGCACGGTGGCCGTGAATACGTGGCCCGCCGCGGGCTACGCGCTCGTCTCGTTGCCGTGGGGCGGCCACCCGTCCTCGTCCGCGCAGGACATCCAGAGCGGCCTGGGCTGGGTGCACAACACGTTCATGCTGGAGGACATCGAGAAGGCCGTCATCCGCGCGCCGCTGACGAACCTGCCGGCGCCGCCGTGGGTGCCGGGGCACCGGGGCGTGCGGGACCTGGCGCGGAAGCTGGTGGAGTTCGAGCTGGGGCCGTCCTGGCTGAAGGTGCCGGGTATCGCCACGGCGGCCCTGCGGCGGTAG
- a CDS encoding tetratricopeptide repeat protein, whose translation MHAREGGQFLQQGRSEEAVKSFQKGLSVDPDDVDCLLGLVRTHLSTGAAGDAEAATLRLLKVKPDHAEAQAHLAMLRAQAGDAEALEALKTLAAAPTAGYFERFNLGGLLLDRGDLAGARAAYESALDVAPGSAHVHFELGRIHLQQGSVDGAAAHFQKSSELAPAEPMPLLMLSRAHAARGALGLAIQAGTRALESAQGGMRRSVLEDLFRLYLTAGNPEAAKRAVQELRQLVPANHNYVYLHGLAVMSAGAFREAQDLFEEALRMAPRSWQTLQALAQVHLALMERGLARKRLEEAVALVPTEPGPANDLALLLLQDEAHERVRPVLEPVLAAHPQDAVTHLNLAVSWFPTDKAACVRHARQALAHGDGTVREQAERLLKQLGG comes from the coding sequence ATGCACGCACGGGAAGGCGGGCAGTTCCTGCAGCAGGGGCGCTCCGAGGAGGCGGTGAAGAGCTTCCAGAAGGGGCTCTCCGTCGACCCGGATGATGTGGACTGTCTCCTGGGGCTCGTCCGCACGCACCTGAGCACCGGCGCGGCCGGCGACGCGGAGGCGGCCACGCTGCGGCTCTTGAAGGTGAAGCCGGACCACGCGGAGGCGCAGGCCCACCTGGCCATGCTGCGCGCGCAGGCGGGTGACGCCGAGGCGCTGGAGGCCCTCAAGACGCTGGCCGCGGCGCCCACCGCCGGCTACTTCGAGCGCTTCAACCTGGGCGGGCTCCTGCTGGACCGTGGCGACCTGGCCGGTGCGCGCGCGGCCTACGAGTCCGCGCTGGACGTCGCGCCCGGCAGCGCCCACGTGCACTTCGAACTGGGCCGCATCCACCTCCAGCAGGGCAGCGTGGACGGCGCGGCGGCGCACTTCCAGAAGTCCTCGGAGCTGGCTCCGGCCGAGCCCATGCCGCTCTTGATGCTGTCGCGCGCGCACGCCGCCCGGGGGGCACTGGGGCTGGCCATCCAGGCGGGCACGCGGGCGCTGGAGAGCGCCCAGGGGGGCATGCGGCGCTCGGTGCTGGAGGACCTCTTCCGGCTGTACCTGACGGCGGGCAACCCGGAGGCGGCGAAGCGCGCGGTGCAGGAGCTGCGGCAGCTGGTGCCGGCCAACCACAACTACGTCTATCTGCACGGGCTGGCGGTGATGAGCGCCGGGGCCTTCCGCGAGGCGCAGGACCTCTTCGAGGAGGCGCTGCGCATGGCGCCTCGGAGCTGGCAGACGCTGCAGGCGCTGGCCCAGGTGCACCTCGCGTTGATGGAGCGGGGGCTTGCCCGGAAGCGACTGGAGGAGGCGGTGGCGCTGGTGCCCACGGAGCCCGGGCCCGCGAATGACCTGGCGCTGCTGCTCTTGCAGGACGAGGCGCACGAGCGCGTCCGGCCGGTGCTGGAGCCCGTGCTGGCCGCGCACCCGCAGGACGCGGTGACGCACCTCAACCTGGCGGTGTCCTGGTTCCCCACGGACAAGGCGGCGTGCGTCCGCCATGCGAGGCAGGCGCTTGCCCATGGCGACGGCACCGTGCGCGAGCAGGCGGAGCGGCTGTTGAAGCAGCTCGGAGGTTAG